A portion of the Chryseobacterium tructae genome contains these proteins:
- a CDS encoding helix-turn-helix domain-containing protein yields the protein MKKEENNLHRFKSLSELHRILGLPKPLHPLISLIRNDSNAIPPENLPSPFILNFYKIAYKPNISGKFKYGQSYYDFDEGGLCFSAPNQLKATSDNDSDDHTGLGLFIHPDFFLGYPLAKKIKQYSFFSYELNESLHLSEKEKETIISVFNIIEEELNSRIDDFSQDVVIAQIDLLLTYTNRFYKRQFITRKAVNNTVFQKLERILNEYFDDEKMIIQGIPTVQQLAEQVNISPSYLSDLLRSLLGQNAQQFIHQKLIDKAKEKLSSTTLSVSEIAYELGFEHPQSFSRLFKAKTKQGPLEFRAKFN from the coding sequence ATGAAAAAAGAAGAAAATAATTTGCATAGGTTTAAATCTTTATCAGAGTTACATAGGATCTTAGGCTTGCCAAAACCTTTGCATCCTTTGATTAGTTTGATCAGAAATGATAGCAATGCTATCCCACCAGAAAATTTGCCATCACCATTTATTTTAAATTTTTATAAAATAGCTTACAAGCCCAATATCAGCGGTAAATTTAAATATGGACAATCTTATTACGATTTTGATGAAGGTGGACTATGTTTCAGTGCACCCAATCAGCTTAAAGCGACAAGTGATAATGACTCTGACGATCACACAGGTCTTGGATTGTTTATTCATCCTGATTTTTTTCTTGGGTATCCATTGGCAAAAAAAATTAAACAATACAGCTTTTTTTCTTATGAATTGAATGAGTCCCTACATCTTTCAGAGAAAGAAAAAGAAACGATAATTTCCGTTTTTAACATCATTGAAGAAGAATTGAATAGCCGGATTGACGATTTCAGCCAGGATGTAGTTATTGCACAAATCGATTTATTATTGACCTACACAAACCGATTTTACAAACGACAATTCATAACAAGAAAAGCCGTAAACAATACTGTTTTCCAGAAATTGGAAAGAATTCTAAATGAATATTTCGACGATGAAAAAATGATCATCCAAGGAATTCCAACAGTTCAACAACTTGCAGAACAAGTGAACATTTCGCCAAGTTACCTGAGTGATTTATTGCGTTCACTACTTGGGCAAAATGCACAACAATTTATCCATCAAAAACTGATTGATAAAGCAAAAGAAAAACTTTCATCAACAACACTTTCAGTTTCAGAGATTGCCTATGAATTAGGCTTTGAGCATCCCCAATCTTTCAGCAGATTGTTTAAAGCAAAAACAAAACAAGGCCCCTTGGAATTTCGGGCAAAATTTAATTGA
- a CDS encoding alpha/beta hydrolase family protein: protein MMSVQNQIISVSPIVLKVPNRIVDMEICVTAPLSGDNLPIILFSHGGGYSNFLSSYKGGGPLSDYWASQGFVVIKPTHLSSKTLKLSVDTPGYPIYAESRVEDMKTILDQLDFIENAVPTLKGRMNRENIAAAGHSGGGLTAAMLLGASYTHDNGNEIYLPDNRVKTAILLAVSGEGDKEMPAPWGKVDIVNSFRYTKMNPPAFVITGGKDISPISSRGAEYYTDAYFRSPGEKTLLTLFDGEHMLGGITGYDAEETTDEDPERVAIIQEMTTAYLHSTFNPENRSWEEAVKKLKTIQSALGKIESK, encoded by the coding sequence ATGATGTCAGTTCAAAATCAAATTATTTCAGTAAGTCCGATAGTTCTAAAGGTGCCAAACCGTATTGTGGATATGGAAATATGTGTAACAGCACCCCTTTCAGGTGATAATCTACCGATTATTCTTTTTTCTCACGGTGGTGGATACTCCAATTTCCTCTCTTCCTATAAAGGCGGAGGCCCACTTTCAGATTATTGGGCTTCGCAAGGTTTTGTAGTGATCAAGCCTACCCATTTAAGTTCAAAAACGTTGAAACTTAGTGTGGACACACCAGGTTATCCAATATACGCAGAATCCCGGGTGGAAGATATGAAAACTATCTTGGATCAATTGGATTTTATTGAAAATGCTGTTCCCACACTTAAAGGAAGAATGAATCGTGAAAATATTGCAGCAGCAGGACATTCCGGGGGAGGTCTTACTGCGGCGATGCTTTTAGGAGCAAGTTATACCCATGACAACGGCAACGAAATCTATTTGCCTGACAATAGAGTAAAAACCGCCATCTTATTAGCCGTGAGTGGTGAAGGAGACAAAGAAATGCCAGCACCTTGGGGGAAAGTAGACATTGTAAATTCTTTCCGATATACAAAAATGAATCCTCCTGCATTTGTTATTACAGGTGGAAAAGATATTTCGCCTATCAGTTCTCGTGGTGCAGAATATTATACCGATGCATACTTTAGAAGTCCCGGCGAAAAAACTTTGCTCACGCTATTTGATGGGGAACACATGCTTGGTGGTATAACTGGCTACGATGCCGAGGAAACAACAGATGAAGATCCTGAACGTGTAGCAATAATTCAGGAAATGACGACAGCATATCTTCATTCTACATTTAATCCTGAGAATAGAAGCTGGGAAGAAGCAGTGAAAAAATTGAAAACTATTCAAAGTGCTTTAGGAAAAATAGAAAGTAAATAG